Below is a window of Streptomyces sp. NBC_01429 DNA.
GGTCGGCGGCCCGGAGGGTGGTCGCGGTGGCGTGCGGTTCGCCGGTGCCGGGGTTGCGGGCGTACCGGGGGAAGGCGCCGCTGGAGACCTGGACCCGGATGCGGTGGCCGCGCTTGAACCGGTGTGCGGTCGGCCAGAGCGTGACCGTGGCGCGCGTGAGTTCGTCGGCGTCCGTCAGGCTGATCAGACCGTCGCAGACGTTGTACGAACGGCCGCGCTGGTCCACATCGCAGAGCCGGACGAAGACGTCGGCGTAGCGCAGGCTGGAGCGGAACCAGATCTCCGCACCGACTTCGCCGATCACCTCGACGTCGTCGTCGAGCGGCGGCGTGGTGTACGCGAGTACGTCCGGCCGGGCCTCCAGCTCGGTGTTGTCGACGCGGCCGGGGCCGGGGACCATGCGCGCGCCGCCGACCGCAGGGGTGGGGTCCGCCGGGTCGTAGCGGTACACCTCGGGAGCCGACTCGACGGGCGGCTCCGTGGCCAGCGCGCCGCCGGGCTGGAGGTGGAACCGCCGGGGCGGGTAGCCGGGCGGCGGCCAGTGGCCGAAGTCCTGCCAGGTCTCAGCCCCCGTCACGTACAGGCGCACCGGATCCCGCTCCGGCGGTTGTTCGCCGCGTGCGTGCGCGAGGCCGAATCCGAGGGCTTCGCGTATCGGCGTGGAGTGGCGGGAAAGGTGTGTCCACGGCCCGACCGTGAGCCGGGCCGGGCGCCCCGCCGCCTGGAGGATCTCGAAGTCACGGAGCTGGCCGGGCAGGAAGATGTCGTACCAGCCGGCGATCGAGCTGACCGGCACGCCGACCTGGGCCACCCGGTGCCGGTGGTCGATCCCGGCCCAGTGCTCGTCGTCCCGGTCATGGGCGAGGAAGTCCTGGATGTAGCCGGAGGGGCGCCCGATGGCGGCCGTGTCGGCCCGGTTCAGCGGAAGCGTGGCCAGCGCGCGACGGTCCTTCCGGCCCTGGGCGATCCTCCTCAGCAGGGGGAACGGGCGCTCCTGGTCGGCCACCATCGTTCCCCAGCCGAA
It encodes the following:
- a CDS encoding CocE/NonD family hydrolase, whose product is MTLMSRLLQRGIGLDTPVTRDVTVQHDLRVPMPDGVELLADRWAPRTGGASLPTALLRSPYGRAGLIGTGMARPLAERGFQVLIQSVRGTFGSGGEFDPFRHERTDGLATLEWVVEQPWFGDSIVLVGASYLGYTQWAMADSLPPQVKAMIPNETESALTLEFLRADGLSLETPFGWGTMVADQERPFPLLRRIAQGRKDRRALATLPLNRADTAAIGRPSGYIQDFLAHDRDDEHWAGIDHRHRVAQVGVPVSSIAGWYDIFLPGQLRDFEILQAAGRPARLTVGPWTHLSRHSTPIREALGFGLAHARGEQPPERDPVRLYVTGAETWQDFGHWPPPGYPPRRFHLQPGGALATEPPVESAPEVYRYDPADPTPAVGGARMVPGPGRVDNTELEARPDVLAYTTPPLDDDVEVIGEVGAEIWFRSSLRYADVFVRLCDVDQRGRSYNVCDGLISLTDADELTRATVTLWPTAHRFKRGHRIRVQVSSGAFPRYARNPGTGEPHATATTLRAADQAVHHDPAHPSAIILPTSRTP